Proteins found in one Macaca nemestrina isolate mMacNem1 chromosome 4, mMacNem.hap1, whole genome shotgun sequence genomic segment:
- the LOC105475485 gene encoding transcription termination factor 1, mitochondrial isoform X4, with the protein MAPRNLWHMRSNFLFGSRCWMTRFSAEIIFKSVSCRLFGVKCHNADSEPSENEDLLNNLLTMGVDVDMARKRQPGVFHRMITNEQDLKTFLLSKGASKEVIASIISRYPRAITRTPENLSKRWDLWRNIVTSDLEIVNILERSPESFFRSNNNLNLENNIKFLYSVGLTRKCLCRLLTNAPRTFSNSLDLNKQMVDFLQATCLSLGHNDPTDFVRKIIFKNPFILIQSTKRVKANIEFLQSTFNLNSEELLVLICGPGAEILDLSNDYARRSYTNIKKKLFSLECTEEEVQKFVLSYPDVIFLAEKKFNDKIDCLLEENVSISQIIENPRVLDSSISTLKSRIRELVNAGCNLSTLNISLLSWSKKRYEAKLKKLSRLA; encoded by the coding sequence ATGGCACCAAGAAACCTCTGGCATATGAGAAGTAACTTTCTCTTTGGTTCAAGATGTTGGATGACCCGATTTTCAGCAGAAATCATCTTCAAATCAGTTTCATGTAGACTTTTTGGTGTGAAGTGTCATAATGCAGACAGTGAGCCTTCGGAAAATGAGGACCTACTGAACAACTTACTTACTATGGGAGTAGATGTTGACATGGCAAGGAAACGACAGCCTGGAGTTTTTCATAGGATGATTACCAATGAGCAGGACCTGAAGACGTTCCTTCTTTCCAAAGGAGCTAGCAAAGAAGTGATTGCTAGCATCATATCAAGATACCCACGAGCAATAACACGTACTCCTGAGAATCTTTCAAAACGGTGGGATCTGTGGAGAAATATTGTGACATCAGACCTtgaaattgtaaatattttggaaCGTTCTCCTGAATCCTTTTTTCGGTCCAATAACAACTTAAACTTAGAGAATAATATAAAGTTCCTCTACTCAGTTGGATTGACCCGTAAATGCCTTTGTCGATTGTTGACCAATGCCCCTCGTACCTTCTCCAATAGTCTTGATCTGAATAAACAGATGGTTGATTTTTTGCAGGCAACCTGTTTGTCATTGGGTCACAATGATCCCACAGATTTTGTCaggaagataatttttaaaaacccttttaTCTTAATTCAGAGCACCAAGCGGGTAAAAGCTAACATTGAATTCTTACAGTCAACTTTCAACTTGAACAGTGAGGAACTGCTGGTTCTGATATGTGGTCCAGGAGCTGAAATCCTAGATCTTTCCAATGACTATGCCAGAAGAAGCTACACAAATATCAAAAAGAAGCTGTTTTCTCTTGAATGTACTGAAGAAGAGGTACAGAAGTTTGTCTTAAGCTATCCAGATGTGATCTTCTTGGCAGAGAAGAAGtttaatgataaaatagactgcCTCTTAGAAGAAAACGTTAGTATTTCACAAATAATTGAAAATCCTCGGGTTCTGGATTCAAGCATAAGTACTTTAAAAAGTCGAATCAGAGAATTGGTAAATGCTGGCTGTAACTTGAGTACTTTAAACATCAGTCTTCTATCTTGGAGTAAAAAAAGATACGAAGCTAAATTGAAAAAGTTAAGCAGATTGGCCTAA
- the LOC105475485 gene encoding transcription termination factor 1, mitochondrial isoform X1, with product MHFRGQLFSSLSRGMQSLSLRQTSTSKGLNYLTIMAPRNLWHMRSNFLFGSRCWMTRFSAEIIFKSVSCRLFGVKCHNADSEPSENEDLLNNLLTMGVDVDMARKRQPGVFHRMITNEQDLKTFLLSKGASKEVIASIISRYPRAITRTPENLSKRWDLWRNIVTSDLEIVNILERSPESFFRSNNNLNLENNIKFLYSVGLTRKCLCRLLTNAPRTFSNSLDLNKQMVDFLQATCLSLGHNDPTDFVRKIIFKNPFILIQSTKRVKANIEFLQSTFNLNSEELLVLICGPGAEILDLSNDYARRSYTNIKKKLFSLECTEEEVQKFVLSYPDVIFLAEKKFNDKIDCLLEENVSISQIIENPRVLDSSISTLKSRIRELVNAGCNLSTLNISLLSWSKKRYEAKLKKLSRLA from the exons ATGCACTTTAGG GGACAGCTGTTCTCCAGCCTTTCTAGAGGGATGCagagcctttccttaagacaaaCAAG CACTTCAAAAGGTTTGAACTACCTAACCATTATGGCACCAAGAAACCTCTGGCATATGAGAAGTAACTTTCTCTTTGGTTCAAGATGTTGGATGACCCGATTTTCAGCAGAAATCATCTTCAAATCAGTTTCATGTAGACTTTTTGGTGTGAAGTGTCATAATGCAGACAGTGAGCCTTCGGAAAATGAGGACCTACTGAACAACTTACTTACTATGGGAGTAGATGTTGACATGGCAAGGAAACGACAGCCTGGAGTTTTTCATAGGATGATTACCAATGAGCAGGACCTGAAGACGTTCCTTCTTTCCAAAGGAGCTAGCAAAGAAGTGATTGCTAGCATCATATCAAGATACCCACGAGCAATAACACGTACTCCTGAGAATCTTTCAAAACGGTGGGATCTGTGGAGAAATATTGTGACATCAGACCTtgaaattgtaaatattttggaaCGTTCTCCTGAATCCTTTTTTCGGTCCAATAACAACTTAAACTTAGAGAATAATATAAAGTTCCTCTACTCAGTTGGATTGACCCGTAAATGCCTTTGTCGATTGTTGACCAATGCCCCTCGTACCTTCTCCAATAGTCTTGATCTGAATAAACAGATGGTTGATTTTTTGCAGGCAACCTGTTTGTCATTGGGTCACAATGATCCCACAGATTTTGTCaggaagataatttttaaaaacccttttaTCTTAATTCAGAGCACCAAGCGGGTAAAAGCTAACATTGAATTCTTACAGTCAACTTTCAACTTGAACAGTGAGGAACTGCTGGTTCTGATATGTGGTCCAGGAGCTGAAATCCTAGATCTTTCCAATGACTATGCCAGAAGAAGCTACACAAATATCAAAAAGAAGCTGTTTTCTCTTGAATGTACTGAAGAAGAGGTACAGAAGTTTGTCTTAAGCTATCCAGATGTGATCTTCTTGGCAGAGAAGAAGtttaatgataaaatagactgcCTCTTAGAAGAAAACGTTAGTATTTCACAAATAATTGAAAATCCTCGGGTTCTGGATTCAAGCATAAGTACTTTAAAAAGTCGAATCAGAGAATTGGTAAATGCTGGCTGTAACTTGAGTACTTTAAACATCAGTCTTCTATCTTGGAGTAAAAAAAGATACGAAGCTAAATTGAAAAAGTTAAGCAGATTGGCCTAA
- the LOC105475485 gene encoding transcription termination factor 1, mitochondrial isoform X2 translates to MQSLSLRQTSTSKGLNYLTIMAPRNLWHMRSNFLFGSRCWMTRFSAEIIFKSVSCRLFGVKCHNADSEPSENEDLLNNLLTMGVDVDMARKRQPGVFHRMITNEQDLKTFLLSKGASKEVIASIISRYPRAITRTPENLSKRWDLWRNIVTSDLEIVNILERSPESFFRSNNNLNLENNIKFLYSVGLTRKCLCRLLTNAPRTFSNSLDLNKQMVDFLQATCLSLGHNDPTDFVRKIIFKNPFILIQSTKRVKANIEFLQSTFNLNSEELLVLICGPGAEILDLSNDYARRSYTNIKKKLFSLECTEEEVQKFVLSYPDVIFLAEKKFNDKIDCLLEENVSISQIIENPRVLDSSISTLKSRIRELVNAGCNLSTLNISLLSWSKKRYEAKLKKLSRLA, encoded by the exons ATGCagagcctttccttaagacaaaCAAG CACTTCAAAAGGTTTGAACTACCTAACCATTATGGCACCAAGAAACCTCTGGCATATGAGAAGTAACTTTCTCTTTGGTTCAAGATGTTGGATGACCCGATTTTCAGCAGAAATCATCTTCAAATCAGTTTCATGTAGACTTTTTGGTGTGAAGTGTCATAATGCAGACAGTGAGCCTTCGGAAAATGAGGACCTACTGAACAACTTACTTACTATGGGAGTAGATGTTGACATGGCAAGGAAACGACAGCCTGGAGTTTTTCATAGGATGATTACCAATGAGCAGGACCTGAAGACGTTCCTTCTTTCCAAAGGAGCTAGCAAAGAAGTGATTGCTAGCATCATATCAAGATACCCACGAGCAATAACACGTACTCCTGAGAATCTTTCAAAACGGTGGGATCTGTGGAGAAATATTGTGACATCAGACCTtgaaattgtaaatattttggaaCGTTCTCCTGAATCCTTTTTTCGGTCCAATAACAACTTAAACTTAGAGAATAATATAAAGTTCCTCTACTCAGTTGGATTGACCCGTAAATGCCTTTGTCGATTGTTGACCAATGCCCCTCGTACCTTCTCCAATAGTCTTGATCTGAATAAACAGATGGTTGATTTTTTGCAGGCAACCTGTTTGTCATTGGGTCACAATGATCCCACAGATTTTGTCaggaagataatttttaaaaacccttttaTCTTAATTCAGAGCACCAAGCGGGTAAAAGCTAACATTGAATTCTTACAGTCAACTTTCAACTTGAACAGTGAGGAACTGCTGGTTCTGATATGTGGTCCAGGAGCTGAAATCCTAGATCTTTCCAATGACTATGCCAGAAGAAGCTACACAAATATCAAAAAGAAGCTGTTTTCTCTTGAATGTACTGAAGAAGAGGTACAGAAGTTTGTCTTAAGCTATCCAGATGTGATCTTCTTGGCAGAGAAGAAGtttaatgataaaatagactgcCTCTTAGAAGAAAACGTTAGTATTTCACAAATAATTGAAAATCCTCGGGTTCTGGATTCAAGCATAAGTACTTTAAAAAGTCGAATCAGAGAATTGGTAAATGCTGGCTGTAACTTGAGTACTTTAAACATCAGTCTTCTATCTTGGAGTAAAAAAAGATACGAAGCTAAATTGAAAAAGTTAAGCAGATTGGCCTAA
- the LOC105475485 gene encoding transcription termination factor 1, mitochondrial isoform X3, giving the protein MHFRVRLASCTSKGLNYLTIMAPRNLWHMRSNFLFGSRCWMTRFSAEIIFKSVSCRLFGVKCHNADSEPSENEDLLNNLLTMGVDVDMARKRQPGVFHRMITNEQDLKTFLLSKGASKEVIASIISRYPRAITRTPENLSKRWDLWRNIVTSDLEIVNILERSPESFFRSNNNLNLENNIKFLYSVGLTRKCLCRLLTNAPRTFSNSLDLNKQMVDFLQATCLSLGHNDPTDFVRKIIFKNPFILIQSTKRVKANIEFLQSTFNLNSEELLVLICGPGAEILDLSNDYARRSYTNIKKKLFSLECTEEEVQKFVLSYPDVIFLAEKKFNDKIDCLLEENVSISQIIENPRVLDSSISTLKSRIRELVNAGCNLSTLNISLLSWSKKRYEAKLKKLSRLA; this is encoded by the exons ATGCACTTTAGGGTGAGATTGGCAAGTTG CACTTCAAAAGGTTTGAACTACCTAACCATTATGGCACCAAGAAACCTCTGGCATATGAGAAGTAACTTTCTCTTTGGTTCAAGATGTTGGATGACCCGATTTTCAGCAGAAATCATCTTCAAATCAGTTTCATGTAGACTTTTTGGTGTGAAGTGTCATAATGCAGACAGTGAGCCTTCGGAAAATGAGGACCTACTGAACAACTTACTTACTATGGGAGTAGATGTTGACATGGCAAGGAAACGACAGCCTGGAGTTTTTCATAGGATGATTACCAATGAGCAGGACCTGAAGACGTTCCTTCTTTCCAAAGGAGCTAGCAAAGAAGTGATTGCTAGCATCATATCAAGATACCCACGAGCAATAACACGTACTCCTGAGAATCTTTCAAAACGGTGGGATCTGTGGAGAAATATTGTGACATCAGACCTtgaaattgtaaatattttggaaCGTTCTCCTGAATCCTTTTTTCGGTCCAATAACAACTTAAACTTAGAGAATAATATAAAGTTCCTCTACTCAGTTGGATTGACCCGTAAATGCCTTTGTCGATTGTTGACCAATGCCCCTCGTACCTTCTCCAATAGTCTTGATCTGAATAAACAGATGGTTGATTTTTTGCAGGCAACCTGTTTGTCATTGGGTCACAATGATCCCACAGATTTTGTCaggaagataatttttaaaaacccttttaTCTTAATTCAGAGCACCAAGCGGGTAAAAGCTAACATTGAATTCTTACAGTCAACTTTCAACTTGAACAGTGAGGAACTGCTGGTTCTGATATGTGGTCCAGGAGCTGAAATCCTAGATCTTTCCAATGACTATGCCAGAAGAAGCTACACAAATATCAAAAAGAAGCTGTTTTCTCTTGAATGTACTGAAGAAGAGGTACAGAAGTTTGTCTTAAGCTATCCAGATGTGATCTTCTTGGCAGAGAAGAAGtttaatgataaaatagactgcCTCTTAGAAGAAAACGTTAGTATTTCACAAATAATTGAAAATCCTCGGGTTCTGGATTCAAGCATAAGTACTTTAAAAAGTCGAATCAGAGAATTGGTAAATGCTGGCTGTAACTTGAGTACTTTAAACATCAGTCTTCTATCTTGGAGTAAAAAAAGATACGAAGCTAAATTGAAAAAGTTAAGCAGATTGGCCTAA